Genomic segment of Arachis stenosperma cultivar V10309 chromosome 4, arast.V10309.gnm1.PFL2, whole genome shotgun sequence:
ATAAACGTTTTCTTGCTAGCAACTTTAAGtgccaaaatttttatttcCATTTTCTGTAAGGAATATTACTAGGAATGGGGTGGGATTTATTTGGTAACCGATTAATCGTCATGCACTAAGGTGCACAAATGTATATGCCTATATTATAACTAATTAACATTCTCTGTGCCTTGGGTTAAAGACTTAGTATCGTAATGCaaacttcttttcaaattagTTAGACAATTCATCAAAGGCTCAAAGCTATATATACTACGTTTCATATCTAAGTAAATCCCTTGTTGAACCCTCTAATACCAAACAGACCTGTGCATAGATATAAAAACTAATCTCCAAAATTTAGGGTATATCACATTCAGGATCAAGATATTCCTATATTCCTAGAAatacaagaaactaaaaatgattatttaatatcttttaatCTATAGAATTTGTCATAAACTTTAAGATGCATAACTATATTGCAAACTTACCAAATCCCTCAACGAGCAGTGTATATTGGTATGTGAGATCCATGCATACATAGGGAAGTCTCTCCTTGCTGTTAAGGGAATATAAGAATGCTTTCATCACATGCTCTCTTAGCAGAAACCTTGTAATCCACCAGAAGAACATTGGAATTCGATTTGTTTGGATCAGCGACACCAGTCTACAACAATGAACAAGTTAATTAAAATTGCAAGAATAATTAACATCTTAGTACAAGGCCTTGTCCATAATTTAAACAGTAAGATACTCATGTATGGGCGGAAAAGACAGAATTCGAACTAATACTAGTGAGAATAGCCATGTGAACATGGCTACGCTGCATCTTTCGCGATTGTGAAGCTACAAACGAAATTGGGGTTATTTTAGAAACAGAAGAACCCTGTAACTCTAGCTTATGACAAGGCAATTGAAGTCTCCAAATACACTAAGAGGATGACAAGTGCAGTTTGGAGCATAGAAGTTTTGTAATTGAAATGTGCACACACCAATAAGCATAATCTTCATAGATAAACATTATTCGATTGGAGCACAGAAACAAGATCCTGAAGTAGTTTTTTGTCTTTGGTTCAGGGGAAGCCTTTCAGTTGCAGTTGAACGATGTGTGTATGTTTCTTTCACCTTCCCACCTCGTAACTCAAGGTAAATTATTCAGATTTTTCATGCAGCTTCTGTGATAATTTTACCTCCGAAATGCATAGTTTAACAGGTCTCTACAGATGGCTACGAAATCATATTTTCCTCTGCAATCAAAGAGATCACAGCATTGGTTTCGGTTTCTAACTCCACTTTGGAATATAAAACCCCAAACTCAGTTTCACAAATATACCTGAGTTCAGGTCAGGTCCAGTATTAGAACATTTCCCAAAGTTAATTATTAAGCCAATAAGAATTTAAGTTTATATCTGTATAGACTTTATGGAATAGTTTACAAGTGTATAAGGGAAACAAAAAGattgttaaaaaaaatgcaCCAACCTTTATAACTCTCGGTTATGGCAAAGCAATTAAAGCATGAAGTCTCCAGACATCACCAATTAGCACTGTAGAATTGAATTCGAGAAGTGCAAGAAACAAGTACAATCTGTAAACAAAAAAGGTCATGAAGGATTTATTGCTCCCAGAAAGAAAACCCCTTCTCTCTAATTACTCTTCTGGTCTCTGGTTTGTGAAGAAAAGATTTTTCCTTCTCAAATTTACTTGGTTTAGCCTTGTCTTTCTTTCTCAGTGTATCATGTTCCACTTGATCGTCATGTAAATCTGTCACCCGATCTTGTGTTACTTGTCTCCCATAAATCCATGCCTGAATAATTTTTTCTGTCTTGGGTTCGGGAGCAAAGCCTTTCTCCAGCATTTCTACATAATATTTATGTGCTTCCTCTAGCTTTTCATTCAAAAATAGCCCATGAATCAGTACAATATACGAACTACGATCATGGCTGACTCCATCTTCTCTCATTTTATTCCATATCTTTAAGACATCATCAAGCTGGCGCCAACGGCAGAACTTTCTTATCAGCATTATGTAGGTCTCGATAGTTGGACAGCATCTGAGTTCTCTCATTTTGTCTAAAAGCTCAAATACCTCTTCTCTGGTCCTTAATATacgaaagaaagcatgaaaagtccGAACTGTAGGTGATAGACCCCGCTTCAACATGTCATCAAAGACCTCTTTAGCTTCGTCCATTTTACGAGCTTTGCACAGAGGCTTTATCAGGGAGTTGTAAGTAACAGCATCTGGGGTAACATTGTTGGCTTCCATTGTTCCAATGAGATTGACAGCTTCTTTTATGTGCCTAGCTTTGGCAAGGGCATGGATGACTGCATTATAAACCTTCCTATCAGGAGTAATGTTCCTTGTCTTCATCTCGTCAAACAGCTTGAGCACCTTGTAAAGTGTAGAAGTTTTTGAATAGCAAGATATGATACTCGAATAGGAGACGACATCATACCGGATTCCTCTCTTGCTCATCTCCTGCCAAATTCGGTCTGCATTACGTGTGCTAACAATTAAATTGCACCATCCATTCAGAATGATGTTAAAGCTTTTGGTGTCAAGTGGAAATACATTCTTATTGCAGAACAACAAGTGCTCAGCATCTTCTACATTCTTGTACCTACAAAGAGCAGATAGAAGGCCTTGAAATTCTTCTAATCCAACTTGAAAGTTAAACCTTTTATGAACATAAAATGTGTTTATAGCCCTTCCAACATCATGCACGGCACAATATCTCCTAATCATAATCATAAGAGTTTGAGGCGTCACAAGAGATGGACCAGTACTTCCGCCTCTCATTTCCTCAATTAAGGTCCAGGCAGTATCAAACTTCCTCATCTTGGCAAGAATAGAGATCATTGAATGGTACTCGCGAACCGAATGAGCATACTTGGGTTGCTTGCCAGCCCACAAGAAGAAGGTGAAAGCTGCTTCCCAATCGTTGCGAATTCTTGAAAGGACCTCCACAACCAGCTCCGAGGATGCTGAAACACCGCAATGTTCAAGCTTGTGCTTGATTCCAGATGGTCCAGAACTTGGTTCATGAATTATATCCAAAATGGTTTTAACATCTTGGGCAAGAAGACCATCACCCCTTAAATCTAACCGACTAAAATGGGAACCAATCTCATAATTCTTCTTGCCTTGGTCATCATCCTCATCATTACAATCATCATAATCACCATCATTAGCAGCAGTTAGTGCCTTATCCAGTCCTAGAACAGGAGCATCAGTGACCCCAGAGAATCTTATTGAAGATGAAGTACAAAGTAGCCTCACTGAGAAGCCAAATTCAGGCACAGCTGAACAAGTGTCAGGGCTTGAAGGGTCTCCAAATCCGAAACCAGCACTCACAAGGGGCTGCTGAAGTCTGTGAAAGTAAGAAAAAGGGAGTGATCTGTGGCTGATGCACCGTGCCATGTCAGAGAAAAGAGATAGCTTGGACCGAGCTCTGATCATGATTGAGAAAATAGCAAACCCCACTTCAGTCGGCTTCTCAAAGTTGTAGCTGAACGTGTTTGTCAAAATGCTCCAGAGAAATGAAAAGCAGGCTGCAAAGAGCAGCTAGTCTAGCACCATCATCAAGAGCCTCCAGCAGCTCTCTCGCCGTGGAATCTCTCTCCTGTGAGTGTTGCAGGTTTGTGGCAGGCAATGGCCAAAGACCGAAAATATGGACGAACAGGAGGGCACTGGAATAAGTTAAGAACGGGGGAGATGAAGGTGATGGTGGCTATGGCTAGTGATGAAAGTGTCCAGTGGCAAGAAATCAATGGCTGGGTTTGTTTTTCTTCTGGGATGTATTGGTTACTGGATTTGATATTTCAACATGTCCTTGAATGCAAAGAACTGACCAAAATGGTTAAGTCTCAAGGCTCTTTTTGCCAAACACTTTTACCCTA
This window contains:
- the LOC130974384 gene encoding pentatricopeptide repeat-containing protein At5g15010, mitochondrial-like encodes the protein MIRARSKLSLFSDMARCISHRSLPFSYFHRLQQPLVSAGFGFGDPSSPDTCSAVPEFGFSVRLLCTSSSIRFSGVTDAPVLGLDKALTAANDGDYDDCNDEDDDQGKKNYEIGSHFSRLDLRGDGLLAQDVKTILDIIHEPSSGPSGIKHKLEHCGVSASSELVVEVLSRIRNDWEAAFTFFLWAGKQPKYAHSVREYHSMISILAKMRKFDTAWTLIEEMRGGSTGPSLVTPQTLMIMIRRYCAVHDVGRAINTFYVHKRFNFQVGLEEFQGLLSALCRYKNVEDAEHLLFCNKNVFPLDTKSFNIILNGWCNLIVSTRNADRIWQEMSKRGIRYDVVSYSSIISCYSKTSTLYKVLKLFDEMKTRNITPDRKVYNAVIHALAKARHIKEAVNLIGTMEANNVTPDAVTYNSLIKPLCKARKMDEAKEVFDDMLKRGLSPTVRTFHAFFRILRTREEVFELLDKMRELRCCPTIETYIMLIRKFCRWRQLDDVLKIWNKMREDGVSHDRSSYIVLIHGLFLNEKLEEAHKYYVEMLEKGFAPEPKTEKIIQAWIYGRQVTQDRVTDLHDDQVEHDTLRKKDKAKPSKFEKEKSFLHKPETRRVIREKGFSFWEQ